A segment of the Bartonella henselae str. Houston-1 genome:
AGTAAAGAACTAATGAGCAGATATCCCCATAAAAAGTGAAATGATTTTTTTGCTATAATTTTAATATGATATACAAAATTTTTAATATAGAATTTCATCATAATTTAATCGATTTTAAGAATAATTTTACCAAAAACGTCACGACTTTCCATTCGCTTTAAAGCTGTATCAATTTCATTAAATTGAACAATTGTATCAATGACAGGGTGTACAACGCCTTGTGCCATTTTCTGCATGGCGTTTTGCATATTTTCTATACGGCAGCCAAATGAACCGAATATCTTAAGTTGTTGCTGAAACAATTGCATGAGATTGAATGATGTTGAAATACCAGAGGTAGAACCACAAGTTACCAAGCGTGCTCCTGGTTTCATACACAACAGAGAACCGCTCCATGTCTCTGCACCTACGTGTTCAAAAACAACATCGACACCTTTTTTTTTGGTTAATTTGCGCACAACACCTTCAAAACGATCTTTACGGTAATTAATAACATGATCCGCACCAAGAGATTGTGCTTTTGCAATTTTTTCATCTGAACCGACAGTCGTGATAACTGTACACCCTTTTTGTTTTGCGAGTTGAATGGCTGCTGAGCCAATACCGGAACCACCTGCCTGTATCAGGATTGTTTCGCCTGTTTGTAGTTTTGCATTATCGAAAAGCATATGTTCTACAGTACCAAAAGTGATTGGAGCAACAGCTGCTTGCAGTTCATCACATTTTGCAGGGGCGGAGACCAATAGACGTACTGGCAAATTAACAAGTTCGCGGGCAAAACCGTCAAGATGAAAACCGTAGACGCCCTTTACATCATTGCAAAGATTATCACGTCCTTCACGGCAAGCTTGGCATATTCCGCAGGTTTGTGCACCATAAATTGAGACAATTTGTCCAAGTTGTAAATTTTTAACGTTACTTCCCAGCTGAGTAACTTCACCGGAAGCTTCTGCGCCAATGACAAGGGGCATTTTTCTTTTAGCAAAGGCCATACCACGCCAGCCCCATACATCAAGATGATTAAGAGCAACAGCTTTTATACGTACTGTTACTTCATCGGGGTTAGGTGGTGGTGGTGGGGCAATAGTGGTGATTTCAAGTTGGCGTTCATTGAATAGTTGCAGTGCACGCATTATTATTCCCCCTCAAATATATGACTTTTAGATTAAGTATGACAAAATTTGATCAGTATTAAAAGGATTATCCTTTATAGGCTGTGATAACAAGACTCATATTTTGACCGCCGAATCCAAATGAGTTGGACAAAACCGCATTGACACAGGCCTTACGGCTATGGTTAGGAACAACATCTAAAGGGATAGCAGGATCAGGATCATCATAATTGATTGTAGGAGGAAGTATTCCCGATTGAATCGTTAAAAGCGAAAAAACAGCCTCTATTGCACCGGCAGCAGTTAATGTGTGGCCAATCATTGATTTATTAGAAGAAACAGGA
Coding sequences within it:
- a CDS encoding zinc-binding dehydrogenase; the encoded protein is MRALQLFNERQLEITTIAPPPPPNPDEVTVRIKAVALNHLDVWGWRGMAFAKRKMPLVIGAEASGEVTQLGSNVKNLQLGQIVSIYGAQTCGICQACREGRDNLCNDVKGVYGFHLDGFARELVNLPVRLLVSAPAKCDELQAAVAPITFGTVEHMLFDNAKLQTGETILIQAGGSGIGSAAIQLAKQKGCTVITTVGSDEKIAKAQSLGADHVINYRKDRFEGVVRKLTKKKGVDVVFEHVGAETWSGSLLCMKPGARLVTCGSTSGISTSFNLMQLFQQQLKIFGSFGCRIENMQNAMQKMAQGVVHPVIDTIVQFNEIDTALKRMESRDVFGKIILKID